In Pseudonocardia sp. C8, one genomic interval encodes:
- the eccD gene encoding type VII secretion integral membrane protein EccD, translated as MTTVLPSRPVPAADPHSGRWVRSTVLTPRGRVDLALPADVPVAELVPMVRELVGRPSRAGVPEAWRFTGAAGGPLPPDATLHELRVRDGDLLRLGPAGPAPAPPVRDDAAEAVADAVREAGTAAGDARWAGPAAAVVVTAAACAVLSTVDGPLRPAAAATAAAGAVVALIVTRRSHVDGHAPAGAGLCAVPAAATAGLLALPGPPGAGALLLAAAAAGLVAAAGQALRHAVCPALLAVALACTGTAAAALARLLLDAPPGAVAAGLAAPALAAGPVLPRLALRLAGVPAPDVPADADGLPGAERVLPPDVLAARARLARGLHAGTLAGTALPAAGGSAVAAAVGGPPGALLLAATAAVLLLRARALVEPVPARLLAGTAVAAVAAAAVPAALAVAPAVRIGVAAGLLLAVAAGAAAARATPSPPARRALDVTELVLTAAAIPVSLAAMGVFALVRGL; from the coding sequence ATGACGACCGTCCTGCCGTCGCGGCCGGTGCCTGCCGCCGACCCGCACTCCGGACGCTGGGTGCGGTCCACCGTGCTCACCCCGCGGGGCCGGGTGGACCTGGCGCTCCCCGCGGACGTCCCGGTCGCCGAGCTGGTCCCCATGGTGCGCGAGCTGGTCGGCCGGCCGTCGCGGGCCGGTGTCCCGGAGGCCTGGCGGTTCACCGGGGCCGCCGGTGGCCCGCTGCCGCCGGACGCGACGCTGCACGAGCTCCGGGTGCGCGACGGCGACCTGCTCCGCCTCGGTCCGGCCGGCCCGGCGCCCGCTCCCCCTGTGCGGGACGACGCCGCCGAGGCCGTCGCGGACGCCGTCCGCGAGGCGGGCACCGCCGCCGGGGACGCCCGGTGGGCGGGCCCGGCGGCCGCGGTCGTGGTCACGGCGGCCGCCTGCGCGGTGCTCTCCACGGTGGACGGTCCGCTGCGCCCTGCGGCCGCGGCGACCGCGGCCGCAGGCGCCGTCGTGGCGCTGATCGTGACCCGGCGCTCGCATGTGGACGGTCACGCGCCGGCGGGTGCGGGCCTGTGCGCGGTGCCGGCTGCGGCGACTGCGGGGCTCCTCGCCCTGCCCGGGCCACCGGGGGCGGGCGCGCTGCTGCTGGCCGCGGCCGCCGCCGGGCTCGTGGCGGCGGCCGGCCAGGCGCTCCGGCACGCCGTGTGCCCGGCCCTGCTCGCCGTCGCGCTGGCGTGCACCGGGACGGCCGCGGCCGCGCTCGCCCGGCTGCTGCTCGACGCCCCGCCGGGCGCGGTCGCCGCCGGGCTCGCCGCGCCGGCGCTCGCGGCGGGGCCCGTGCTGCCCCGGCTGGCGCTGCGGCTCGCCGGTGTACCGGCCCCGGACGTCCCCGCCGACGCGGACGGCCTCCCCGGGGCCGAACGCGTCCTGCCCCCGGACGTGCTCGCCGCCCGGGCACGGCTCGCCCGCGGGCTCCACGCCGGCACCCTCGCCGGCACCGCGCTGCCGGCCGCGGGCGGGTCGGCGGTCGCGGCGGCGGTCGGCGGACCGCCCGGGGCGCTGCTGCTCGCGGCGACGGCGGCGGTGCTGCTCCTGCGCGCCCGGGCCCTCGTGGAGCCGGTCCCGGCGCGGCTACTGGCCGGGACCGCCGTGGCCGCGGTCGCGGCGGCGGCCGTGCCGGCGGCGCTGGCGGTCGCCCCGGCGGTCCGGATCGGTGTCGCCGCGGGCCTGCTGTTGGCCGTGGCGGCCGGGGCGGCCGCGGCCCGGGCGACCCCGTCCCCGCCGGCCCGGCGTGCGCTGGACGTCACCGAGCTCGTGCTCACCGCGGCCGCGATCCCGGTGTCGCTCGCTGCGATGGGCGTGTTCGCCCTGGTCCGCGGGCTGTGA
- the truA gene encoding tRNA pseudouridine(38-40) synthase TruA has translation MSGAGGSAGSVRVRLDIAYDGTDFSGWAAQPTRRTVQGVLTEALSTVLRTPLRLTVAGRTDAGVHASGQVAHVELPEWLDPQVDDLLRRINRFLPADVRVRAVTRVPDAFDARFSALRRHYRYRVTTAPYGAEPLRARETVAWPYPLDPEPMNAASRLLLGEHDFAAFCKRREGATTVRALQRFAWAPAPGEPDVLVASVSADAFCHSMVRSLVGALLEVGRGHRPVGWPAGLLDRTSRASEVTVAPPHGLSLTGVDYPPDDELAARAETTRRIRSPGVS, from the coding sequence GTGTCCGGGGCCGGCGGTTCCGCGGGATCGGTGCGGGTCCGGCTCGACATCGCCTACGACGGCACCGACTTCTCCGGGTGGGCCGCCCAGCCGACGAGGCGGACCGTCCAGGGCGTCCTCACCGAGGCCCTCTCGACCGTGCTGCGGACCCCGCTGCGGCTGACCGTCGCCGGGCGGACCGACGCCGGGGTGCACGCGTCCGGGCAGGTCGCGCACGTCGAGCTCCCCGAGTGGCTCGACCCGCAGGTCGACGACCTGCTCCGCCGGATCAACCGGTTCCTGCCGGCCGACGTGCGGGTCCGCGCCGTCACCCGGGTCCCGGACGCCTTCGACGCCCGGTTCTCCGCGCTGCGCCGGCACTACCGCTACCGGGTCACGACGGCGCCGTACGGGGCGGAGCCGCTGCGGGCCCGCGAGACCGTCGCGTGGCCGTACCCGCTGGACCCCGAGCCGATGAACGCGGCGTCCCGGCTGCTGCTCGGCGAGCACGACTTCGCCGCCTTCTGCAAGCGCCGCGAGGGCGCCACCACGGTGCGCGCGCTGCAACGGTTCGCGTGGGCGCCCGCACCCGGGGAGCCGGACGTGCTGGTCGCGTCGGTGTCCGCGGACGCGTTCTGCCACTCGATGGTCCGCAGCCTGGTCGGGGCCCTGCTCGAGGTGGGGCGCGGGCACCGGCCGGTGGGCTGGCCGGCGGGGCTGCTCGACCGGACGTCCCGGGCGTCGGAGGTGACGGTCGCGCCACCGCACGGCCTGTCCCTGACCGGGGTGGACTACCCGCCCGACGACGAGCTGGCCGCCCGCGCCGAGACGACCCGCCGGATCCGGAGCCCCGGGGTGTCCTGA
- a CDS encoding nucleoside deaminase: protein MDPSWLDVAVAEARAGLASGGIPIGAALVGPDGEVLGRGHNRRVQDGDPSAHGETAAFRAAGRQRDYRSTTMVTTLSPCWYCSGLIRQFGIGAVLIGEARTFHGGHGWLAEHGVRVTVLDDERCVAMMTAFVGERPELWNEDIGVAE, encoded by the coding sequence ATGGACCCGAGCTGGCTGGACGTGGCGGTGGCGGAGGCCCGGGCCGGGCTGGCGTCGGGCGGGATCCCGATCGGCGCCGCACTCGTCGGGCCGGACGGGGAGGTGCTCGGGCGCGGGCACAACCGCCGGGTCCAGGACGGCGACCCGTCCGCGCACGGCGAGACCGCCGCCTTCCGCGCCGCCGGCCGGCAGCGCGACTACCGGTCGACGACGATGGTCACCACGCTGTCGCCGTGCTGGTACTGCTCCGGGCTGATCCGGCAGTTCGGCATCGGTGCGGTGCTGATCGGGGAGGCCCGGACGTTCCACGGCGGGCACGGCTGGCTCGCCGAGCACGGGGTGCGGGTCACCGTGCTCGACGACGAGCGCTGCGTGGCGATGATGACCGCGTTCGTCGGCGAGCGCCCGGAGCTGTGGAACGAGGACATCGGGGTGGCGGAGTAG
- a CDS encoding TetR/AcrR family transcriptional regulator: protein MPAPLTEDRIEQDRELLLATAERLFYEHGIGAVGMDRVRAASGLPLKRIYRSVPGKEALVAAVLRRRDVRWRGDLAAAVERVADPRERVLAVFDWLARWFAEPGFRGCAWINAFGELGPSSEAVRAEVRAHKHAFAEQLRGWVRAAGSTCVEPVFLLAEGAMVTAAVTGSPEPARQAREAVAVLLDRG, encoded by the coding sequence GTGCCCGCGCCGCTCACCGAGGACCGGATCGAGCAGGACCGGGAGCTGCTGCTCGCGACGGCCGAACGGCTCTTCTACGAGCACGGGATCGGGGCCGTCGGGATGGACCGCGTCCGCGCGGCCTCCGGCCTGCCGCTGAAGCGGATCTACCGGAGCGTGCCGGGCAAGGAGGCACTGGTGGCCGCGGTCCTGCGGCGCCGCGACGTCCGCTGGCGGGGCGACCTCGCCGCGGCGGTCGAGCGCGTCGCCGATCCGCGGGAGCGCGTGCTCGCCGTATTCGACTGGCTGGCCCGGTGGTTCGCCGAACCCGGGTTCCGCGGCTGCGCCTGGATCAACGCCTTCGGTGAGCTCGGGCCGTCCTCGGAGGCGGTCCGGGCCGAGGTGCGCGCCCACAAGCACGCGTTCGCCGAGCAGCTGCGGGGGTGGGTCAGGGCGGCCGGGTCGACCTGCGTGGAGCCGGTGTTCCTGCTGGCCGAGGGGGCGATGGTGACGGCCGCGGTGACGGGCAGCCCGGAACCGGCGCGGCAGGCACGCGAGGCCGTCGCGGTGCTGCTCGATCGGGGGTAG
- the eccB gene encoding type VII secretion protein EccB: MRPDPARARVPRAPATRDHVDAYRFGLRRLEAALVRADPIPLHEQIRSQRRAVFAGILVGLLALGVAALLARVAPATDWRHQALVRGERSGVLYAVADDPLRLVPVADPVAGRLVLAALGRADGATATPATVPDRELAAAPRTPPAAVPGAVGVALDGVPVPAVWAVCDTAGTATVLAGALGTTPDGPGPALLLTAEGGATYLVHDGRRHRVDPADRDVRSGLGLSGAPVRRVGNGLLSAIPEGPPLRVPVPAPGEVPGLGRAGEVVVNQPLGAPEAYYVVADGGLAPVPVTLADAVLSRTGQGRPVTLPQGRVAAAPVTALPGADAWPGSRVDGGPPGPVLCRTWRDGRGGLVAGDRPPVAPGAVPVTLAGADGAGPGLDEVVLPPSGPGPLRAGSPDTGAGGGTRWLLAASGALYGVADDPTAAALGIGTPGNAPAEIVRLLPRAGVLDVAAAREVADVPG; encoded by the coding sequence GTGCGTCCCGACCCCGCCCGCGCGCGCGTCCCGCGCGCCCCGGCGACCCGCGACCACGTCGACGCCTACCGGTTCGGCCTGCGCCGGCTGGAGGCCGCGCTCGTGCGGGCCGACCCGATCCCGCTGCACGAGCAGATCCGCTCCCAGCGCCGCGCGGTGTTCGCCGGGATCCTCGTCGGGCTGCTCGCGCTGGGCGTGGCCGCGCTGCTCGCCCGGGTCGCACCGGCGACCGACTGGCGCCACCAGGCGCTGGTGCGGGGCGAGCGCAGCGGCGTGCTGTACGCCGTCGCCGACGACCCGCTGCGACTCGTCCCGGTCGCGGACCCGGTCGCCGGGAGGCTGGTCCTCGCCGCGCTCGGCCGGGCCGACGGCGCCACGGCGACCCCGGCCACGGTCCCCGACCGGGAGCTCGCGGCGGCGCCGCGGACCCCGCCGGCCGCGGTACCCGGCGCGGTCGGCGTCGCGCTGGACGGTGTCCCGGTCCCCGCCGTGTGGGCGGTCTGCGACACCGCGGGGACGGCGACCGTCCTCGCCGGGGCACTCGGAACCACCCCGGACGGCCCCGGACCGGCGCTGCTCCTCACCGCCGAGGGCGGGGCGACCTACCTGGTGCACGACGGCCGCCGGCACCGCGTCGACCCGGCCGACCGCGACGTCCGGTCCGGGCTCGGCCTGTCGGGGGCGCCGGTCCGCCGGGTCGGCAACGGACTGCTGTCCGCGATCCCGGAGGGCCCGCCGCTGCGGGTGCCCGTGCCCGCACCCGGCGAGGTACCGGGGCTCGGGCGGGCCGGTGAGGTCGTCGTCAACCAGCCGCTCGGGGCGCCCGAGGCCTACTACGTGGTGGCCGACGGCGGCCTCGCGCCGGTCCCGGTGACGCTCGCGGACGCCGTCCTCTCGCGGACCGGGCAGGGACGTCCGGTGACCCTCCCGCAGGGCCGGGTCGCTGCCGCGCCCGTCACCGCCCTGCCCGGCGCCGACGCCTGGCCGGGCAGCCGGGTGGACGGCGGACCGCCCGGCCCGGTGCTGTGCCGGACCTGGCGGGACGGCCGGGGCGGGCTCGTCGCCGGCGACCGGCCGCCGGTCGCGCCCGGTGCCGTGCCGGTGACGCTCGCCGGCGCCGACGGCGCCGGTCCGGGGCTCGACGAGGTGGTGCTCCCGCCGTCCGGGCCCGGACCGCTGCGCGCCGGGTCGCCCGACACCGGTGCCGGCGGGGGCACCCGCTGGCTGCTGGCCGCGTCCGGGGCGCTGTACGGCGTCGCCGACGACCCGACCGCCGCGGCGCTCGGGATCGGGACGCCGGGCAACGCCCCCGCGGAGATCGTCCGGCTGCTCCCGCGGGCGGGGGTGCTGGACGTCGCCGCCGCGCGGGAGGTCGCGGACGTCCCCGGCTGA
- a CDS encoding nuclear transport factor 2 family protein, producing MTDDRPPYPPFDEESARRKVQAAEDAWNTRDPQRVALAYTPDSVWRNRDTFLTGRDEIVAFLTAKWEREQDYALRKSLWGFRGNRIAVRFQYECHDAAGQYWRSYGNELWEFDDRGLMRRREASINDVPITAAERRIHGPRPAEEHGLDIPLQ from the coding sequence GTGACCGACGACCGCCCGCCGTACCCACCGTTCGACGAGGAGAGCGCGCGACGGAAGGTCCAGGCCGCCGAGGACGCCTGGAACACCCGCGACCCGCAGCGGGTGGCGCTCGCCTACACACCGGATTCGGTGTGGCGCAACCGGGACACGTTCCTCACCGGCCGGGACGAGATCGTCGCCTTCCTGACCGCCAAGTGGGAGCGCGAGCAGGACTACGCGCTCCGCAAGAGCCTCTGGGGGTTCCGCGGGAACCGGATCGCGGTCCGCTTCCAGTACGAGTGCCACGACGCGGCCGGGCAGTACTGGCGCAGCTACGGCAACGAGCTGTGGGAGTTCGACGACCGCGGGCTGATGCGCCGCCGCGAGGCGAGCATCAACGACGTCCCGATCACCGCAGCGGAGCGGCGGATCCACGGGCCGCGGCCGGCGGAGGAGCACGGGCTCGACATCCCGCTGCAGTGA
- the mycP gene encoding type VII secretion-associated serine protease mycosin produces MPRPPADLATGAGRLVAVIDTGVAPVPRLAGRLRGGGDYLAGGDGLDDCDGHGTGVALLLAGAADPATGAGAGMAPAAQLLSLRQSSGRFTVRGDDGADRPAGEVRTLAAAITRAVALGASVINVSEVVCVPADRLDDAGAALRDAVAAAARADVLVVAAAGNLDPSGTCTGAAGLRPLPASYDGVLAVGAVDGNDRPAAFSIPGPWVDLAAPGVDLPAPAGPGGAVVSGTSYAVPLVAGTAVLLRERFPMLSAGQVADRLRATARRPAAGRDDRVGDGVLDPVAALTAEPLLLVPGSGSRVAGGVSDGPRTGAGDPAPDRAPLPAPPPHAEELPAVAAVGAVAAAGGVLVLVLAGLRRRSER; encoded by the coding sequence GTGCCGCGGCCCCCGGCGGACCTCGCCACCGGCGCCGGCCGGCTGGTTGCGGTGATCGACACCGGGGTCGCGCCGGTGCCGCGGCTGGCCGGCAGGCTGCGCGGCGGCGGGGACTACCTCGCCGGCGGTGACGGCCTCGACGACTGCGACGGCCACGGCACCGGTGTCGCGCTCCTCCTCGCCGGAGCCGCCGACCCCGCGACCGGGGCCGGGGCCGGGATGGCCCCGGCGGCGCAGCTGCTGTCGCTGCGCCAGTCGTCGGGCCGGTTCACCGTCCGGGGCGACGACGGGGCCGACCGCCCGGCGGGCGAGGTCCGGACGCTGGCCGCGGCGATCACCCGGGCCGTCGCGCTCGGCGCCTCGGTGATCAACGTGTCGGAGGTCGTCTGCGTGCCGGCCGACCGGCTCGACGACGCCGGCGCCGCGCTCCGTGACGCCGTCGCGGCCGCCGCGCGGGCGGACGTCCTCGTCGTCGCCGCGGCCGGGAACCTCGACCCGTCCGGGACGTGCACGGGCGCTGCGGGGCTGCGGCCGCTGCCGGCGTCCTACGACGGCGTCCTGGCCGTCGGCGCGGTCGACGGGAACGACCGCCCGGCGGCGTTCTCGATCCCCGGACCGTGGGTGGACCTGGCCGCACCGGGTGTCGACCTGCCGGCACCGGCCGGGCCGGGCGGCGCCGTCGTCAGCGGGACGTCCTACGCCGTGCCGCTCGTGGCGGGGACCGCCGTGCTGCTGCGCGAGCGCTTCCCGATGCTCAGCGCGGGCCAGGTCGCCGACCGGCTGCGGGCCACCGCCCGGCGCCCGGCCGCGGGCCGCGACGACCGGGTCGGCGACGGCGTCCTCGATCCGGTCGCCGCGCTCACCGCGGAGCCGCTGCTGCTGGTCCCCGGATCCGGATCCCGGGTGGCGGGCGGGGTGTCCGACGGCCCGCGCACCGGTGCCGGCGACCCGGCCCCGGACCGCGCGCCGCTGCCGGCCCCGCCGCCGCACGCGGAGGAGCTTCCGGCGGTCGCCGCGGTCGGCGCGGTTGCCGCCGCCGGTGGGGTGCTCGTGCTGGTGCTCGCGGGCCTGCGCCGCCGCTCCGAGCGCTGA